The DNA segment AACTGCTGAAGCAGTAGCCAATGAATATAAAGTGAGCAGGGAAGATCAGGATGCTTTCGCTTATCAGTCGAACATGAAAGCGGTGGAAGCGATTAAAAACGGTCACCTGAAAGATGGTATTGCACCCATCACGGTAGTAGAAAATTACCTGGATGCCAATATGAAAAAGAAAACCCGCAGTTATGTGGTGGATATAGATGAAGGACCGAGAGCGGATACTTCATTGGATAAACTGGCTAAACTAAAACCTGTTTTTGCTGCCGATGGTAGTGTAACTGCAGGAAACTCTTCACAAACTTCAGACGGTGCTGCATTTGTACTGGTGGTATCTGAAAGTAAAATGAAAGAATTAGGCGTAGATCCGATCGCCCGTCTGGTGAGTTATGGCATTGCGGGTGTGCCGCCTAGAATTATGGGAATTGGACCAATTGAGGCCATTCCTAAAGCTTTGAAAATGGCAGGCATGAAGCTGGAAGAACTGGACCTCATCGAATTGAACGAAGCCTTTGCTTCTCAGTCGCTGGCGGTAATCAGGACTTTGGGTATCGATGCGACTAAAGTGAATGTCAATGGAGGTGCAATTGCTCTTGGACACCCGCTGGGCTGTACAGGTGCGAAATTATCAGTGCAATTATTTAACGAATTAAAAAGAAGAGATCAGAAATATGGAATGGTAACCATGTGCGTGGGTAGCGGACAGGGTGCGGCCGGAATTTTTGAAATGCTTTAGAAAAATATTATGGAAACTACAGACAAAAAAACAATTAAAGGTGGAGAGTTTTTGATAACAGAAACCAATTACCAGGATGTATTTATTCC comes from the Pedobacter sp. FW305-3-2-15-E-R2A2 genome and includes:
- a CDS encoding acetyl-CoA C-acyltransferase; the protein is MQEAYIIAGYRTAVGKAPRGVFRFTRADDLAAEVIKQLVASVPNLDKTQIDDVIVGNATPEAEQGLNIGRMISLMGLDTDKVPGVTVNRYCASGLETIATAVAKIRSGMADCIIAGGVEVMSGMPFGGWKVVPNAEVAMKNPDWYWGMGLTAEAVANEYKVSREDQDAFAYQSNMKAVEAIKNGHLKDGIAPITVVENYLDANMKKKTRSYVVDIDEGPRADTSLDKLAKLKPVFAADGSVTAGNSSQTSDGAAFVLVVSESKMKELGVDPIARLVSYGIAGVPPRIMGIGPIEAIPKALKMAGMKLEELDLIELNEAFASQSLAVIRTLGIDATKVNVNGGAIALGHPLGCTGAKLSVQLFNELKRRDQKYGMVTMCVGSGQGAAGIFEML